Genomic segment of Limnohabitans sp. INBF002:
GCGTGACCGTGGGCGAGAACAAAGACCAGACAAAGTTGATGCGGTCGTTCACAGCCAAGTTGTGTTTGTTGGCATCGCGAAAACGGTTGGCTTCGCGCGTCTCTTGGGCGAAGGCTTTGACGACGCGGATGCCAGGAATGGTGTCAGCCAACACGTTGGTCAACTCCGACCAGACGCGGTCGATCTTCTCGAAACCGGTGCGCAGCTTGTCACGCACGGTGTGAATCAACCAAACGATGAAAGGCAGCGGCAGCAAGGTGGCCGCTGCCAACTTGGGGTCGATGCTGATGAGGATGGAAGCCGTCATCACAATCATCAGCACGTCGGTGGCGAAATCTAGCAAATGCAGCGACAAAAACACGCAAATGCGGTCGGTCTCAGCACCAATGCGGTTCATCAAGTCGCCCGTGCGTCGTCCGCCAAAGTATTCGAGCGACAAGCGCATCAAATGTTCATAGGCCGTGGTGCGCAAGTCAGCGCCGATGCGTTCAGACACCAAGGCCAAGATGTAGGTTTTGAGCCAGCCCAAGCCCCAGGCCAGCAAAGCGGCGCCCAGCAAGCCGCCCAAATACATATAGACCAAATCATGGTCGATGTCTTTGCCGTTTTGGAACGGGATCAGCACATCGTCCATCAGCGGCATGGTCAGGTAAGGCGGCACCAAGGTGGCCGCGGTGGACGCCAGCGTCAACAAAAAGCCAGCCAGTAAACGCCAGCGGTAAGGATGCGCAAAGCGCCAGAGGCGGAACAAGCCCCAGGTAGACAGCGGCGCGTGCTGCTCGCGGCTGCACACAGGGCATTCATCGCCCACATGTTCGAGTTGCAATTTGCACTGAGGGCAACGCGCCTGAGCCGATGTCGCCAGCGATTTGCCATGGGTCAACACCTCAAGGCGTTCGGCAAACTTCTCTTGCAGGCGCATGGCCGTGACGTTGTGCGTCAGGGTGAATCGCCAGCTGGCGATGCGGTGCGTGGCATCGACCAAGCTCAAGGTGCCCACACCCGCATGGTCGGTGTGCTTCATCTTCATGCCTGCAGCCAATGTCCAACTGTCCCAAACAGGGCTTGAACCCGCCTGTTGAGAGCCAAAAAGCACCCTTTGGTCTGTCACAATTAGTAGCCCTAGCGAAAAATGCAATTGGGCATTCAAGTCAACCTCTAGCCAGGCTAGAACGTTTTCATGAGTAGACAGTTGTGCAAAAGCTGAAGTTTGCCAGCCCTCGGGCAAAACAACTTTGGCGGAAGCCGATAAAGAAGAATTCATTATTGGAATTTTGCTGCTTCAACCGATGTCAATCGATGGACGGCGATAAAAATAAAAGCAGGAGCCAAGACTTTGTTGTACCCCCGCACGTATACAAATGATTGTATCGCCGCAGCCTCGGAGGTCGCTGTGGTGACCTCGGCTCTCCCCCTGCTTCAGCCACACCAAACCTCCGCTCAAAACTTCCGCTAATTTATGGCCTTCAAAGACATTCAAATCCTGCGCATGAACTACTTGCGTGGGCCCAATATCTGGACTTACCGCCCCATCATCGAAGCGCTCATCGACTTGGGCGAGATGGAAGACCACCCCTCCAACAAAATTGACGGTTTCAATGACCGCATCAACGCTTGGTTGCCCGGCTTGGTCGAACACCATTGCGGTGTGGGCCACCGTGGCGGCTTCTTGACCCGTTTGGTCGGCGGCACATGGATGGGCCACATCATGGAGCACGTCTCCATCGAGTTGCAGCTCTTGGCCGGTGCGCGCGCTGAGTTTGGCAAGGCCCGTGAAATCAGCAAGCGCGGCATCTACAAGGTGGTGTTCCGTACCGAACACGAAGAACTGGGCCGCGAAAGCTTTTTGGCCGCTCGTGAACTCGTGATGGCCGCCGCCAACAACAAGCCTTTTGACATCGCAGCCACCGTCGAGCGTTTGAAGAAGATCGCCGACTTGCGTTGCTTAGGCCCCAGCACAGCCTGCATCGTCGATGCAGCGGTCGAACGCAAAACCCCCTTCATTCGGCTGACCGAAGGCAACTTGGTACAACTGGGCTATGGTGCCAAGCAGCGCCGCATCTGGACTGCTGAAACCGACCGCACCAGCGCCATCGCAGAAAGCATTTCTAGCGACAAAGACCTGACCAAGCGCTTGCTGACGCAATGCGGCATTCCTGTGCCTGAAGGCCAAATTGTCAAAACGGCAGACGAAGCGTGGGAAGCCGCGCAAGACATCGGCTTGCCCGTGGTGGTGAAGCCCTTGGACGGCAACCGCGGCTGGGGCGTGTCCCTCGACGTGAACACCGAAGCAGGCGTGCGCCAAGCTTGGGTGGCTGCTGAAAAAGAAGGCAGCGAAGTGTTGATTGAGCGCTATGTGCGGGGTGATGAGCACCGCGTCTTGGTGGTGGGCGACCGCGTGGTGGCCGCCACCCGTGGCGAAACGGCTTACATCACCGGTGACGGCACATCAACCGTGGAGCAATTGATTGACAGCCAAATCAACACCGACCCACGTCGCGGCATTGCCGAAGGCTTCCCACTCGACCTGATTCGCTTGCACACCCCACGCGGTGAAATGTCATTGCTCGAAATTCAACGCCAAGGTCTTGAGCCCAGCAGCGTGCCCGAAAAAGGCCGCATCGTGGTGGTGCAGCGCAACGGCAACCTCAACAACGACGTGACCGATTTGGTCCACCCCGAAGTCGCGGCCGTGGCCACCCTCGCCGCTCGCGTGATTGGCTTGGACATTGCCGGCATCGACATCGTGACGCAAGATATTTCACGCCCCCTGGAAGAAACCAAGGGTGCCATCATCGAGGTCAATGCAGGCCCAGGCTTGCTGATGCACGTCAAACCTGCAGTGGGTCAACCCCGCCCTGTGGGCAAGGCCATCGTCGAGCACCTGTTTGGCCCCAATGAATCTGGCCGCATCCCCGTGGTGGGCATTTCGGGTAGCCAGCAAACCACCGAGCTGTCTCAGCTCGTCGCTTGGTTGCTGCACCTCTCAGGCAAACGCACCGGCTTGGCTTGCAAAGATGGCCTGTACATGGACCAGCAGCATTTGGGCAAAAGCGATTCACGCGGCTTTGAAGCCTCGGAGCGCTTGCTCATCAACCGTGCGCTGGACGCTGCCGTGTTCGAAACCACGCCAGCTCACATCTTGGACGAAGGCTTGGCCTACGACCGCTGCTTGGTCGGTGTCGTGACCAACATGCCTGCAACGAATGACGTGCTGATTGAAAAACACGACATCCAAACCGCAGAACAAATGCGCACCGTGGTTCGCACACAAATCGACTTGGTGTTGCCCGAAGGCGCCGCCGTCCTCAACGCCGACGAAGAAGCTGTCACCACCTTGGCCGAGCTGAGTGATGGTGAAGTGGTGTACTACGCCAAACAGCAAGACAACGCCACCTTGATGGCCCATTTACAAGCGGGCGGTCGTGCGGTGTTCTGCAAAGACGGCCACGTCACCTTGGCGCGCGGCGACCAAGAAACGCAGCTGTTCCATCTCGACCTCGAGTTGATTGCACGCTTGCTCAAAGACGGTTTGCACATTTCGACACTGCTGGCCGCTGTGGCGACCGCTTGGTCGCTGGACATCGCGCCACTGCTGATTCGCGCTGGTTTGAAAAATTTTGGGCAACAAAACCAACATGTTGCCAAAGACGTTGCAAGGATGAATGGCTAATGGAAGTCTCTCGTATCCGCGCCCTACGCGGCCCCAACCTCTGGACCCGTCACACTGCTGTGGAAGCCATGGCCACGTGTGACGCGGGTGAAGT
This window contains:
- the cphA gene encoding cyanophycin synthetase, with protein sequence MAFKDIQILRMNYLRGPNIWTYRPIIEALIDLGEMEDHPSNKIDGFNDRINAWLPGLVEHHCGVGHRGGFLTRLVGGTWMGHIMEHVSIELQLLAGARAEFGKAREISKRGIYKVVFRTEHEELGRESFLAARELVMAAANNKPFDIAATVERLKKIADLRCLGPSTACIVDAAVERKTPFIRLTEGNLVQLGYGAKQRRIWTAETDRTSAIAESISSDKDLTKRLLTQCGIPVPEGQIVKTADEAWEAAQDIGLPVVVKPLDGNRGWGVSLDVNTEAGVRQAWVAAEKEGSEVLIERYVRGDEHRVLVVGDRVVAATRGETAYITGDGTSTVEQLIDSQINTDPRRGIAEGFPLDLIRLHTPRGEMSLLEIQRQGLEPSSVPEKGRIVVVQRNGNLNNDVTDLVHPEVAAVATLAARVIGLDIAGIDIVTQDISRPLEETKGAIIEVNAGPGLLMHVKPAVGQPRPVGKAIVEHLFGPNESGRIPVVGISGSQQTTELSQLVAWLLHLSGKRTGLACKDGLYMDQQHLGKSDSRGFEASERLLINRALDAAVFETTPAHILDEGLAYDRCLVGVVTNMPATNDVLIEKHDIQTAEQMRTVVRTQIDLVLPEGAAVLNADEEAVTTLAELSDGEVVYYAKQQDNATLMAHLQAGGRAVFCKDGHVTLARGDQETQLFHLDLELIARLLKDGLHISTLLAAVATAWSLDIAPLLIRAGLKNFGQQNQHVAKDVARMNG
- a CDS encoding ABC transporter ATP-binding protein codes for the protein MNSSLSASAKVVLPEGWQTSAFAQLSTHENVLAWLEVDLNAQLHFSLGLLIVTDQRVLFGSQQAGSSPVWDSWTLAAGMKMKHTDHAGVGTLSLVDATHRIASWRFTLTHNVTAMRLQEKFAERLEVLTHGKSLATSAQARCPQCKLQLEHVGDECPVCSREQHAPLSTWGLFRLWRFAHPYRWRLLAGFLLTLASTAATLVPPYLTMPLMDDVLIPFQNGKDIDHDLVYMYLGGLLGAALLAWGLGWLKTYILALVSERIGADLRTTAYEHLMRLSLEYFGGRRTGDLMNRIGAETDRICVFLSLHLLDFATDVLMIVMTASILISIDPKLAAATLLPLPFIVWLIHTVRDKLRTGFEKIDRVWSELTNVLADTIPGIRVVKAFAQETREANRFRDANKHNLAVNDRINFVWSLFSPTVTLMTEVGLLVVWGFGIYLVSHHQISVGVLAAFLAYIGRFYTRLDSMSRIVSHTQKAAAGAKRIFEILDHVSSVPETTHPQKLPTPLQGNIEIQDAGFRYGNRAVIRGMNLNIRPGEMIGLVGQSGSGKSTLVNLICRFYDLSEGSIKLDGIDIRNIALSDFRSHIGMVLQEPFLFFGTIADNIAYGKPDATREEIVSAARAAHAHEFILRLPQGYDSLVGERGQGLSGGERQRISIARALLINPRILILDEATASVDTETEQEIQKALDNLVQGRTTIAIAHRLSTLNKADRLVVMEQGVVVEEGDHDTLMARQGAYYRLYEAQAKNAEDAVARASTKESV